From one Halothece sp. PCC 7418 genomic stretch:
- a CDS encoding type II toxin-antitoxin system RelE/ParE family toxin has translation MNFRFKKKKLEALYTEEKDAHKYPVEVVDSFFEVMAIIEAISNERELYNFKSLRFEKLKGKRGKEGQYSLRMNKQWRLIITLEKDFNGKYIFIIDIEDYHK, from the coding sequence GTGAACTTTAGATTTAAAAAGAAAAAGCTGGAGGCTCTTTACACAGAAGAAAAGGATGCTCATAAATATCCTGTAGAAGTGGTTGATAGCTTTTTTGAGGTGATGGCAATTATCGAAGCGATTTCTAATGAAAGAGAGCTTTATAACTTCAAAAGTTTGCGATTTGAGAAGTTAAAAGGAAAACGAGGAAAAGAAGGACAATATTCCCTTCGTATGAATAAACAATGGCGCTTAATTATAACCTTAGAAAAAGACTTTAATGGTAAATATATTTTTATTATAGATATTGAAGACTATCACAAGTAA
- a CDS encoding ABC transporter ATP-binding protein codes for MSELLTVTDVYAGYVKDLYILQGINFSIQAGELVAVIGPNGAGKSTLAKAIFGLLAPSYGEIRFNGENIGGLKPNEIVQRGMCYVPQISNVFAALSVEENLEMGAFICKGSIKHLKDKIYTMFPALAQRRRQKAGTLSGGERQMLGMGRALMLDPDLLILDEPSAALSPLLVTSVFEQIQAINGTGKAIILVEQNARKALEMSHRGYVLENGRDRVMGSGKELLDNPQVGELYLGAAYQQET; via the coding sequence ATGAGTGAGCTATTAACCGTTACCGATGTTTACGCTGGTTATGTGAAAGATTTGTATATCCTGCAAGGGATTAATTTCTCAATTCAAGCAGGAGAATTAGTGGCTGTGATTGGCCCCAATGGGGCGGGAAAGTCAACCTTAGCTAAAGCAATTTTTGGTTTGCTTGCCCCCAGTTACGGTGAGATTCGATTTAATGGGGAAAATATTGGCGGTTTAAAACCCAATGAAATTGTGCAACGGGGGATGTGCTACGTACCTCAGATTTCTAATGTCTTTGCTGCTTTGTCAGTGGAAGAAAATTTAGAAATGGGGGCGTTTATTTGCAAGGGGTCAATTAAACATTTAAAAGATAAAATCTACACCATGTTTCCCGCGTTAGCCCAACGCCGTCGCCAAAAAGCAGGGACACTTTCTGGGGGAGAACGGCAAATGTTGGGGATGGGACGCGCCTTAATGCTAGATCCCGATTTGTTGATTTTAGATGAACCGTCTGCTGCGTTATCGCCGTTACTGGTGACGAGTGTATTTGAACAGATTCAGGCGATTAATGGAACGGGGAAAGCCATTATTTTAGTGGAACAGAATGCGCGGAAGGCTTTAGAAATGTCGCATCGGGGTTATGTTTTAGAAAATGGGCGCGATCGCGTGATGGGATCTGGGAAAGAATTACTCGATAACCCCCAAGTCGGAGAGTTGTATCTCGGCGCTGCTTATCAACAAGAGACTTAA
- a CDS encoding shikimate kinase — protein sequence MMNQTNADLLQGLNLYLIGMMGVGKTAVGQAVAQQLTYRFFDTDELITRVQGQAITEIFAKAGEDYFRELETKVLQELSAYARSVIATGGGIILQNQNWSFLQQGLVVWLDADLDLIMERLAEDQSRPLLQTENPRQTLADLLDQRRDRYAQADLQIRVEPKQSPNAVASKIIEQIPSVIKE from the coding sequence ATGATGAACCAGACAAACGCTGATTTATTGCAAGGACTAAATCTCTATTTAATTGGCATGATGGGGGTGGGGAAAACCGCCGTCGGTCAAGCGGTGGCGCAACAACTCACTTACCGTTTTTTTGATACGGATGAGTTAATTACCCGAGTGCAAGGACAAGCGATTACTGAGATTTTTGCGAAAGCTGGTGAAGACTATTTTCGGGAGTTAGAAACCAAAGTTTTACAAGAGTTATCTGCTTATGCTCGCAGTGTCATTGCTACGGGGGGCGGAATTATTCTCCAAAACCAGAATTGGAGTTTTTTACAACAAGGCTTAGTGGTTTGGCTCGATGCTGACCTTGATCTGATTATGGAACGTTTAGCAGAGGATCAATCTCGCCCGCTTTTACAAACCGAAAATCCGAGACAAACCTTAGCTGATTTATTGGATCAACGGCGCGATCGCTACGCCCAAGCCGATTTACAGATTAGGGTTGAACCCAAACAGTCTCCTAATGCGGTTGCTTCAAAAATTATAGAGCAAATTCCATCAGTGATTAAGGAATAA
- a CDS encoding helix-turn-helix domain-containing protein: MSRKLTPARKVAPGKILNRELEARDWTKNDLAERMGYSVEIIEAILKGDQEITTEIANDLGKSLETSADVWINLENNYRSELDNQARTVKINNM; this comes from the coding sequence ATGAGTAGAAAATTAACCCCCGCCAGAAAAGTTGCACCAGGAAAAATCTTGAATCGGGAGTTAGAAGCACGGGACTGGACAAAAAATGATCTAGCAGAAAGAATGGGATATTCTGTAGAAATAATTGAAGCAATTCTAAAAGGAGATCAAGAAATTACAACTGAGATTGCAAATGATCTAGGTAAGAGTTTAGAAACATCGGCTGATGTGTGGATAAATTTAGAAAATAACTATCGTTCTGAGTTAGATAATCAAGCCCGTACTGTCAAAATTAATAATATGTAG
- a CDS encoding Uma2 family endonuclease yields the protein MEPLTINIDPLQLTDEQFFQLCVQNRDLKFEQNANGDLIIRQPTGGETGNRNAEIIYQLQAWTRQNGTGIVFDSSTGFILPNGAKRSPDAAWIPLEHWNQLSLEQQRKFLPLCPEFVIELLSPTDQVPTIQKKMQEYRENGTRLGWLINRQQKQVEIYRSNQEVETLNAPRFLSGENILLNFNLNLEPIW from the coding sequence ATGGAACCTCTTACGATTAACATTGATCCCCTGCAATTAACCGATGAACAATTCTTCCAACTTTGTGTGCAAAATCGGGATCTGAAATTTGAGCAAAATGCTAATGGGGACTTAATTATAAGGCAACCGACAGGTGGAGAAACGGGGAATCGCAACGCTGAAATTATTTATCAGTTACAAGCCTGGACTAGACAAAACGGAACCGGAATTGTCTTTGATTCTTCCACGGGGTTTATTCTCCCGAACGGCGCAAAACGTTCTCCTGATGCAGCTTGGATTCCGCTAGAACATTGGAATCAATTAAGTTTAGAACAGCAAAGAAAATTTCTTCCCTTATGTCCTGAGTTTGTAATTGAATTATTATCTCCAACGGATCAAGTACCAACTATTCAAAAGAAAATGCAAGAGTATCGTGAGAACGGAACTCGTCTCGGCTGGTTAATTAATCGGCAGCAAAAACAAGTTGAGATTTATCGAAGCAATCAAGAAGTAGAAACATTAAACGCGCCTCGTTTCTTATCTGGAGAAAATATTTTACTGAATTTTAATTTAAACTTAGAACCAATCTGGTAA
- a CDS encoding DUF308 domain-containing protein, which produces MKNVQVKLTIGVIILVAGLIFLLQNRSPVIAIVIFGNQTVALPVGFWLILSAIAGLMISLLLQFLLGGFAPKARRPRDWDDEEEFEFPEDDQRERFTAENFSNQNTESQSDRSDPVNYTVGSAFDNSEEDWESPPEREDWNDIDDDWNIEEPPRENNNPQRDRDYDFYTLEKERENRIQPSSVSSYRYRGDPNPDSIANQPSFEPEEMISDRYNQQEDETDKPNSPQIYEANYRVIRPPLWNLPEDENEDDDEPDKR; this is translated from the coding sequence ATGAAAAATGTACAGGTCAAATTAACGATTGGGGTGATCATTTTAGTGGCGGGACTCATTTTTCTGCTCCAGAATCGTTCCCCAGTGATTGCTATTGTAATTTTTGGGAATCAAACGGTTGCCCTTCCCGTTGGTTTTTGGTTAATTCTCAGCGCGATCGCGGGGCTAATGATCAGTCTTTTATTACAATTCTTGCTGGGGGGTTTTGCTCCCAAAGCAAGACGACCTCGGGACTGGGATGATGAGGAAGAGTTTGAGTTTCCTGAGGACGATCAACGAGAGAGATTTACGGCGGAAAATTTTTCTAATCAGAACACTGAATCTCAATCTGATCGTTCTGATCCAGTTAATTATACCGTTGGTAGTGCCTTCGATAACTCAGAGGAAGATTGGGAATCTCCTCCTGAAAGAGAAGATTGGAATGACATTGATGATGACTGGAATATTGAAGAACCCCCCCGTGAAAATAATAATCCCCAGCGCGATCGCGACTACGATTTTTATACCCTAGAAAAAGAACGAGAAAACAGAATCCAACCCAGTTCAGTGTCTTCTTATCGCTATCGGGGCGATCCGAATCCAGACTCAATAGCCAATCAACCCTCCTTTGAGCCAGAAGAGATGATCTCTGACCGATATAATCAGCAAGAGGATGAGACAGACAAACCGAACTCACCTCAAATTTATGAGGCGAACTATCGCGTGATTCGTCCACCATTATGGAATCTACCTGAAGACGAAAACGAAGATGATGATGAACCAGACAAACGCTGA
- a CDS encoding cytochrome c, with amino-acid sequence MTNEVAKPATELVRQLTIIIVCAFLLVGVGVLGVYLYQVSDPYVQEVLAAPSDPERGEAIFQINCAGCHGIKADGNVGPSLHNIAERKSKLHLIQQVTSGETPPMPKFQPKPQDMSDLLGYLETL; translated from the coding sequence GTGACAAATGAAGTAGCCAAACCAGCAACAGAACTGGTGAGGCAGTTGACAATTATAATTGTTTGTGCTTTTCTCCTAGTCGGTGTTGGTGTACTGGGAGTGTATCTGTATCAGGTTTCTGATCCTTATGTACAGGAAGTTCTCGCCGCCCCTAGTGACCCCGAACGAGGAGAGGCAATTTTTCAAATTAACTGCGCGGGTTGTCATGGCATAAAAGCCGATGGCAATGTCGGTCCCAGCCTGCATAATATTGCGGAACGTAAATCAAAGTTACACTTAATTCAACAAGTGACCAGTGGGGAGACACCACCGATGCCCAAGTTTCAACCGAAACCACAAGATATGTCGGATTTATTAGGTTATTTAGAAACGCTTTAA
- a CDS encoding DUF5615 family PIN-like protein has translation MSAIRFYLDEDATSKRLLQALRNRGADVLSASEVDMLARSDEQQLVWALEHQRIIFTFNVRDFYRIHSDWLQSGTSHAGIIFGKQEHSIGDQMRGLLRLASIKSAEEMINTVEFLGRWL, from the coding sequence GTGTCTGCTATTCGTTTCTATTTGGATGAAGATGCTACCAGTAAGCGCCTTTTACAAGCACTAAGGAATCGTGGTGCAGATGTTCTATCGGCTTCTGAAGTAGATATGCTGGCGCGATCAGATGAGCAACAATTAGTGTGGGCGTTGGAACATCAACGGATTATTTTTACGTTTAATGTCAGAGATTTTTATCGGATTCATTCAGACTGGTTACAAAGTGGAACGTCTCACGCTGGAATTATTTTTGGCAAGCAAGAACACTCTATAGGCGACCAGATGAGAGGGTTATTAAGATTGGCTTCAATCAAATCTGCTGAAGAGATGATTAATACTGTGGAGTTTTTAGGGAGATGGCTATAA
- a CDS encoding ferredoxin family protein, whose amino-acid sequence MPYTIVTNTCEGVADCVEACPVACIHEGPGKNEKGTDWYWIDFDTCIDCGICLQVCPVEGAILPEERPDLQNTPA is encoded by the coding sequence GTGCCGTACACGATTGTTACCAATACTTGTGAAGGCGTTGCTGATTGTGTAGAGGCTTGTCCAGTCGCCTGTATCCACGAAGGACCCGGCAAAAACGAAAAAGGAACAGATTGGTATTGGATTGATTTTGATACCTGTATCGACTGTGGAATTTGTTTGCAAGTTTGTCCTGTGGAAGGGGCAATTCTTCCAGAAGAACGTCCTGATTTACAGAATACGCCAGCATAG
- a CDS encoding methylmalonic aciduria and homocystinuria type D protein translates to MVYPSVQLPKISPVLTLFAAPELPLEVYICQPTPFVQDNLEKMLPDWTLPTAWVVIILQKARFSLSTRSNIVEQEKQRLRERFMRFGVEVAFDLKEQGDLADLIDPRNGQPLLSHPGVLNHDDVKVVSTLLGFPTALGDCTCMIHPHWGDAVYPSVMLSSADPKKIKSVLETSAERFQWQVS, encoded by the coding sequence ATGGTTTATCCCTCCGTTCAACTGCCAAAAATTTCTCCAGTTCTAACCTTGTTTGCTGCACCAGAACTCCCCTTGGAAGTGTATATTTGCCAACCAACTCCCTTTGTGCAAGATAACTTAGAAAAAATGTTGCCCGATTGGACACTTCCCACCGCTTGGGTGGTGATCATCCTGCAAAAGGCAAGGTTTTCCTTATCCACTCGCTCCAACATTGTAGAGCAAGAAAAACAACGACTGCGAGAACGCTTTATGCGCTTTGGGGTCGAAGTTGCCTTTGACTTAAAAGAACAAGGGGATCTCGCTGACCTCATTGATCCCCGCAATGGACAGCCTTTACTTTCTCATCCTGGTGTTCTTAATCATGATGATGTGAAAGTTGTTTCCACCTTACTGGGCTTCCCAACCGCCCTGGGAGATTGCACTTGCATGATTCATCCGCACTGGGGAGATGCGGTCTATCCCAGCGTCATGTTGTCTTCGGCAGATCCCAAAAAAATTAAATCGGTTCTAGAAACCTCTGCTGAGCGTTTTCAATGGCAAGTCAGCTAA
- a CDS encoding ABC transporter ATP-binding protein produces the protein MKQRSSYWQLLPYIRPQTLTILQALACTVVFVGIWPSLAWLAGLISTAVGQGNVTRSAQLAGITAILFLIQKVAQYGQDLLMAKVALAVAYDVRTSVYGHLQTLSIDYFETTRTGDLSYRLTEDIDRVGEVVNKIFHQFIPSVLQLIAVFIYVIYLNWQLTLALLVVAPLIAILISWFGEKVQTLSRRSQNRVSDLSSMLTEVFSGMRLVKAFAAEDYTLNKFRTEAEHNRKARYAAERVKAIQFPIVGFLEALAVLLLFLLGGWQIAEGNLTTSEFISYGAGVLMLIDPISITTTNYNEFKQGEASVARVFELMAIQPRVKEANRAIALPPVNGKIEYNHVHFAYPESNDWVLKDLNFTVQPGEMLALVGASGAGKSSLVNLLPRFYDPQEGEILIDGTNIRHVTLNSLRRQIGIVPQETILFSGTIAENIAFGQPETPLEAIQDAAKVANAHQFISQLSQGYYTYVGERGMNLSGGQRQRIAIARAVLLDPKILILDEATSALDSESEALVQEALDRLLRERTVFIIAHRLATVRGADRIFVLEQGQIIEVGTHQQLLSQKARYAQFYAQQFQ, from the coding sequence TTGAAACAACGCTCTTCTTATTGGCAACTGCTTCCTTATATTCGCCCCCAAACCCTTACTATTTTGCAGGCTTTAGCTTGTACAGTCGTTTTTGTTGGCATTTGGCCCAGTTTAGCATGGTTAGCCGGACTAATTTCAACCGCAGTCGGACAAGGGAATGTTACCCGCAGTGCACAACTGGCGGGAATTACAGCTATTCTCTTTCTCATCCAAAAAGTGGCTCAATATGGGCAAGACTTGCTGATGGCAAAAGTCGCCTTAGCAGTGGCGTATGATGTGAGAACGTCTGTTTATGGACATTTACAAACCCTCAGCATTGATTATTTTGAAACGACGCGCACAGGTGATTTATCCTATCGCCTAACAGAAGATATTGATCGCGTTGGAGAAGTGGTCAATAAGATTTTCCATCAGTTTATCCCCAGTGTGCTGCAACTGATTGCTGTTTTTATTTATGTAATTTATCTTAATTGGCAATTGACCTTAGCGTTACTGGTCGTTGCGCCGTTAATTGCGATTTTAATTAGTTGGTTTGGGGAAAAAGTACAAACCCTCTCTCGTCGTAGCCAAAACCGCGTTTCTGACCTTTCCTCAATGCTGACAGAGGTGTTTAGTGGGATGCGGTTAGTCAAAGCCTTTGCAGCAGAAGACTATACCTTAAATAAGTTTCGTACCGAAGCCGAACACAATCGCAAAGCGAGATATGCAGCAGAAAGGGTAAAGGCGATTCAGTTTCCGATTGTCGGGTTTTTGGAAGCCTTGGCGGTGTTACTCCTATTTCTTCTTGGAGGTTGGCAAATTGCGGAAGGAAACCTGACGACGAGCGAGTTTATCAGCTATGGGGCGGGGGTTTTAATGCTCATTGACCCCATTTCGATCACCACTACCAACTATAACGAGTTTAAGCAGGGAGAAGCCTCTGTGGCGCGGGTGTTTGAATTGATGGCGATTCAACCGCGAGTCAAAGAAGCAAATCGCGCGATCGCGCTTCCTCCCGTTAACGGAAAAATCGAATACAATCACGTTCACTTTGCTTATCCTGAAAGTAACGATTGGGTTTTAAAAGACCTCAACTTTACCGTACAACCTGGGGAAATGTTAGCCCTCGTGGGTGCGTCGGGTGCGGGAAAAAGCAGCTTAGTGAACTTACTACCGCGTTTCTACGATCCCCAAGAAGGAGAAATCTTAATTGATGGGACAAATATTCGCCACGTTACTCTCAACAGTTTACGCCGTCAGATTGGTATTGTTCCCCAAGAAACCATTTTATTCTCAGGGACGATCGCGGAAAATATTGCCTTTGGACAGCCAGAAACGCCCCTAGAAGCCATCCAAGATGCAGCTAAGGTCGCTAATGCTCATCAGTTTATTTCGCAACTCTCACAGGGCTATTACACCTATGTCGGAGAAAGAGGAATGAATCTTTCGGGGGGACAACGTCAACGGATCGCGATCGCGCGGGCGGTGTTACTTGATCCAAAAATTCTGATTTTAGATGAAGCGACTTCAGCCCTTGATTCTGAATCAGAGGCACTTGTCCAAGAAGCACTGGATCGCCTTTTAAGAGAGCGTACTGTTTTTATTATTGCCCATCGCTTAGCAACGGTACGCGGTGCGGATCGAATTTTTGTCTTAGAACAGGGTCAAATCATTGAAGTGGGAACTCATCAACAACTTCTCTCCCAAAAAGCCCGCTACGCACAATTTTACGCTCAACAATTTCAGTGA
- a CDS encoding DUF433 domain-containing protein, with amino-acid sequence MSQAVVNIGSLITTSPDLQSGRPIIAGTGTSVRRIVTLYKQGDSADKIVADKPYLTLAQVHAALAYYYANQQIIDQDLEAEATEYERLASQLS; translated from the coding sequence ATGTCTCAAGCTGTGGTTAATATTGGTAGCTTAATTACTACCTCCCCTGATCTTCAAAGCGGTCGCCCAATTATTGCGGGGACTGGAACATCTGTTCGGCGCATTGTTACCCTCTACAAGCAAGGTGATAGTGCTGATAAAATTGTAGCCGATAAGCCTTATTTAACCTTAGCCCAAGTCCACGCAGCACTCGCTTACTATTATGCCAATCAGCAAATTATAGACCAAGATTTAGAGGCAGAGGCAACCGAGTATGAAAGATTAGCCTCTCAATTATCCTAG
- a CDS encoding Bax inhibitor-1 family protein — MSNTYNFRKAMQESRGSAIIGPNVISNALPYLGGGLVLTALGTYGGLGVISNAPQLFMPTFIAAIIAELVLFFIARGVAENGNNSTALPLLALYSLLSGYTLSGLIFVALSSSAGVGGVGIAALGCGATFIVARSVGSNLSEEDGMALTKTVQLGVIALLVVLVGQLLFSLFGVFTPTWLEIGISGFGTLLFAGVAVVDFYILPRTYEDDKYLPAALSMYLTYINLFIFILRLVIALSGGRD, encoded by the coding sequence ATGAGTAACACTTACAACTTTCGCAAAGCCATGCAAGAAAGCCGTGGCAGTGCGATTATCGGACCGAACGTTATCTCCAATGCACTTCCTTATCTGGGAGGAGGCTTAGTCCTCACCGCATTGGGAACCTATGGTGGCTTAGGAGTCATTAGCAATGCACCTCAACTCTTCATGCCCACCTTCATTGCTGCGATCATCGCTGAGTTAGTGCTCTTTTTCATTGCCCGAGGTGTTGCTGAAAATGGCAATAACAGCACCGCGTTACCCTTACTTGCCCTTTATAGTCTTTTATCTGGCTATACCCTCAGTGGCTTAATTTTTGTCGCTCTCAGCAGTAGTGCTGGCGTTGGTGGCGTTGGGATTGCTGCCCTCGGTTGTGGTGCAACTTTTATTGTCGCTCGTTCTGTGGGATCTAACCTCTCGGAAGAAGACGGGATGGCTCTGACGAAGACTGTACAATTGGGAGTGATCGCCCTGTTAGTGGTCTTAGTGGGTCAACTGCTGTTTAGTTTATTTGGTGTTTTTACCCCCACTTGGCTAGAAATTGGAATTTCTGGCTTTGGCACTCTGTTATTTGCGGGCGTTGCTGTGGTGGACTTCTATATCCTCCCTCGTACCTATGAGGACGATAAATATCTCCCCGCAGCCCTCTCCATGTACCTGACTTACATCAACCTGTTTATCTTTATCTTACGCCTTGTCATTGCTCTTAGTGGCGGTCGTGACTAA
- a CDS encoding TIGR03960 family B12-binding radical SAM protein: protein MTATVEQLITPEINRPARYLGNEQGTKHKPWDSAIVRWVLTYPEIYEVGASNLGHVILYNVLNAQPRQLCDRAYLPAPDLAAKLRETKTPLFALENRRSVTDFDILGFSLSYELGATNILEMLDLAHIPLTWQERENGDYPLIFAGGQTATSNPEPYADFFDFIALGDGEELLPEVGLILEEGKKEGLSKEELLLDLAQVPGVYVPRFYDMNADGSVHPNRDDVPERIIRRVARPMPAYSIGLVPYVETVHDRLSVEIRRGCTRGCRFCQPGMLTRPAHDVEPEQVVETIEKGIRETGYNEFSLLSLSCSDYLSLPAVGMEVKNRLKDENISLSLPSQRVDRFDENIANIIGGTRKSGLTFAPEAGTQRMRDVVNKGLTNEELLRGVKTAFEQGWDKVKLYFMIGLPGETDADVIGIAETIRWLRQECRLKGRKRLDFNVTISNFTPKPHTPFQWHSVSTAEFIRKQELLREEFRRMKGVKVNYTDVRISAMEDFVGRGDRRLAPVVRRAWELGAGMDSWWESLEKAFNAWETAIADAGLDWKYRKMDNGEWDWETMESGSQNDRLNAPLPWDHIDTGIDKNWLKEDLQRALDAATVPDCSYAGCSHCGVCGIDFGHNIVVEPPEIPTFEGHFQPDQTRDQRIRVRFSKEGEMRLVSHLDLVRLFDRAIRRAKLPIAFTGGYHPGPRISIANALSLGMSSSGEIVDFDFTETLDLQEFRDRLSEQLPEGIIINSVEAVSLKNSATSLLEKAEYFVTVEAQTSVSETQWKEALQTILDREEILWEKTTKSGKKKTLNLRDRVFELSLVEQLDEHTAKLRYLGSCRNDGTLLNPEHLVYMLEQVTGLDLQLSHAHRQQLILQN, encoded by the coding sequence ATGACAGCCACAGTTGAGCAACTGATAACCCCAGAAATTAATCGACCCGCCCGCTATTTGGGAAACGAACAAGGAACAAAACACAAACCTTGGGATAGCGCGATCGTGCGCTGGGTTCTCACCTACCCCGAAATCTATGAGGTGGGCGCATCAAACTTGGGTCATGTGATTTTATACAATGTTCTCAATGCTCAACCCCGTCAACTCTGCGATCGCGCTTATCTCCCCGCACCTGATCTCGCTGCAAAACTACGGGAAACCAAAACCCCGCTATTCGCCCTCGAAAATCGTCGTTCTGTCACAGACTTTGATATCTTAGGATTTAGCCTCAGTTATGAACTGGGCGCGACGAATATCTTAGAAATGCTCGATCTTGCTCATATTCCCCTCACCTGGCAAGAACGAGAAAACGGCGATTATCCCCTGATTTTTGCTGGTGGACAAACCGCCACCTCTAACCCTGAACCTTATGCAGACTTCTTTGATTTTATCGCTCTCGGTGATGGCGAAGAACTGCTTCCAGAAGTGGGATTAATCCTTGAAGAAGGGAAAAAAGAAGGACTGAGTAAAGAAGAATTACTCTTAGACTTAGCGCAAGTGCCAGGGGTATATGTTCCCCGTTTCTACGACATGAACGCTGATGGATCAGTGCATCCCAACCGTGATGATGTTCCAGAGAGAATCATCCGTCGGGTGGCGCGACCCATGCCAGCTTATTCTATCGGATTAGTGCCTTATGTGGAAACTGTCCACGATCGCCTCAGTGTGGAAATCAGACGCGGTTGTACTCGTGGCTGTCGCTTCTGTCAACCTGGAATGTTGACCCGTCCCGCCCATGATGTTGAACCAGAACAGGTGGTGGAAACGATCGAGAAGGGAATCCGCGAAACGGGTTATAATGAGTTCTCTCTGCTTTCCCTGAGTTGTTCCGACTATCTTTCCCTCCCTGCGGTAGGAATGGAAGTGAAAAACCGCCTCAAAGATGAAAATATTTCCCTCTCCCTTCCCAGTCAACGGGTTGATCGCTTTGATGAAAATATTGCTAACATTATCGGCGGTACTCGTAAAAGTGGTTTGACATTCGCACCAGAAGCAGGAACGCAACGGATGCGCGATGTGGTGAATAAAGGGTTAACCAATGAGGAACTCTTGCGCGGGGTGAAAACGGCTTTTGAACAGGGTTGGGATAAGGTGAAACTCTACTTTATGATTGGCTTACCAGGGGAAACGGATGCTGATGTGATTGGTATTGCAGAAACCATCCGTTGGTTACGTCAAGAATGTCGCCTCAAAGGACGCAAACGCCTTGATTTTAACGTCACTATCTCCAATTTTACCCCGAAACCGCACACACCTTTTCAATGGCATTCTGTATCGACTGCTGAGTTTATCCGCAAACAGGAGTTACTGCGAGAAGAGTTTCGACGGATGAAAGGGGTGAAAGTGAACTACACCGACGTTCGCATCTCCGCAATGGAAGATTTTGTGGGACGCGGCGATCGCCGTTTAGCGCCTGTTGTACGCCGTGCGTGGGAGTTAGGCGCTGGAATGGATTCCTGGTGGGAAAGTTTAGAAAAGGCGTTTAACGCTTGGGAAACCGCGATCGCGGATGCAGGGTTAGACTGGAAATATCGCAAAATGGACAATGGCGAATGGGACTGGGAGACAATGGAAAGCGGAAGCCAAAATGACCGCTTAAACGCGCCTCTCCCTTGGGATCATATCGACACGGGAATCGATAAAAACTGGCTGAAGGAGGACTTACAACGGGCGTTAGACGCAGCAACAGTCCCTGATTGTTCTTATGCTGGCTGTTCTCATTGTGGCGTGTGTGGAATCGATTTCGGTCATAATATTGTTGTAGAACCGCCAGAAATCCCAACATTTGAAGGACATTTTCAACCTGATCAAACCCGTGATCAACGCATTCGAGTGCGGTTTAGCAAGGAAGGAGAAATGCGTTTAGTGAGTCATTTAGATTTGGTGCGATTGTTCGATCGCGCCATTCGACGGGCAAAACTTCCCATTGCGTTTACAGGTGGTTATCATCCTGGTCCGAGAATTAGTATCGCCAATGCGCTATCTTTAGGAATGAGCAGTAGTGGGGAAATTGTGGATTTTGACTTCACAGAAACGCTAGACTTACAAGAGTTTCGCGATCGACTTTCCGAACAACTTCCTGAAGGAATTATCATTAATTCTGTGGAAGCGGTGAGTCTGAAAAATTCTGCAACCAGCTTGTTAGAAAAAGCCGAGTATTTCGTCACTGTAGAAGCGCAAACGTCGGTGTCAGAAACGCAATGGAAAGAAGCCTTGCAAACAATTTTAGACCGTGAGGAAATCTTGTGGGAAAAAACGACAAAATCAGGGAAAAAGAAAACCTTAAATCTGCGCGATCGCGTGTTTGAATTATCCTTAGTTGAACAACTAGACGAACACACCGCAAAATTGCGTTATCTGGGAAGTTGTCGCAATGATGGGACATTGCTAAATCCTGAACACTTAGTTTATATGTTGGAACAAGTGACAGGATTAGACTTACAATTAAGTCACGCCCACCGTCAACAATTAATCCTGCAAAACTAA